Genomic window (Gimesia sp.):
CTGGAAGTCAAACTCGACTATCTGACCGGCGGGTTTGCGTTTCCTGCGCCGTTTGTGTTTGGGGCCTATCACGATCGCGATTACTTTTGCGGGCTGGTTGACGATTTCCGAATCTACCGAACGCAGCTGACTCCAGACTGGGTGACCCTCGACCTGGTGCGAGAGTCGGTTCCCGAAATTCTGAAGATTCCTGTTAACAAACGAAGTGCAGCCCAGCAGCTGAAAGTGACACGCTATTTCATGACATATCGGGCGCCGACGGAGTACCGTCTCGCTTTCTTTAATTTGCGGTCTCTGAAAGAAAAACAGTTCGCCCTGGAACGTCGTCTGCCAACCAGCATGGTGATGCGGGAGCAGGACGAAACGCAGCCCACCTTCGTGCTGATGCGAGGCGAATACGACAAACCGGGCGAGCAGGTCTCTGCCGACATTCCGGCCAGCCTGGGAACGTTGTCCGCCGACCTTCCCCGCAATCGACTGGGACTGGCCCGCTGGCTCGTCGATCCGGCGAATCCGTTGACGGCCCGGGTGATCGTGAACCGCTACTGGCAGATGTATTTTGGGAATGGTCTGGTAAAGACGACCGAAGACTTCGGTTCCCAGGGTTCCTGGCCGACACATCCCGAACTGCTCGACTGGCTGGCGACCGAGTTTATTCGCACTGGCTGGGATGTAAAACGACTGCAGAAACTGATTGTCACATCCGCGACCTACCGGCAGTCATCGCATGTCTCGCCTGCTTTGTTGAAAGCGGACCCTGAGAATCAGTTACTGGCGCGGGCGGCCCGATTGCGTCTGCCTGCGGAGATGATTCGCGATCAGGCGCTGTCTGTCTCCGGTCTGCTTCGTCCCGAGATCGGCGGACCTTCGGTCAAACCCTATCAACCTCAAGGAGTCTGGAAGGAGATCGCCAGTCAGATCTATGAGCCGGGAACCGGAGCCGATCTGTATCGCCGGAGTATGTATACCTACTGGAAACGCACCGTGCCTCCCCCGACGATGGCGACCTTCGATGCGCCGTCCCGGGAGACCTGCATTGTCAAACGCTCGCGGACCAATACGCCATTACAGGCCCTGGCGCTGCTCAACGATGTGACGTATGTCGAAGCGTCCCGCAAACTGGCCGAGCGGATGCTCGATCAGAAAGTCCAGACGCCGGCGGAACGAATTCGTTTCGCGATGCGGGTTGTACTGGCGCGTGAGCCGAGCGACCGCGAGCTGGAGATCTTCCTTAAAGGTTGGGAGCGTTATCACAGCCGATTTGCAGCGCAGCCTGAAGCGGCGCGGAAGCTCCTCGACGTGGGTGAGTCGCGGTCGGCCATTCAGTACGACCCTGCGGAGCACGCCGCTTATACCGTGATTGCCAGTCTGATTTTGAACCTGGACGAGACCATTAACAGGGAATAACCGATGCAGAACATGACAGATCAACTGACAATGCAGGTCAATCGCCGGTCATTTCTGCGCCAGAACACTGCCGGTGTGGGGCTGGCAGCACTCGCGACGCTGCTTATAGAATCACAGACAGACATTTTGCGGGCGGCTGAACCAAAGCCGACTGTTACCAGCGGTCTGCACTTCCCCGCACGGGCGAAACGGGTGATCTACCTGAGTCAGTCGGGGGCACCTTCGCAGCTCGATCTGTTCGACTATAAACCCGGCCTGAAGAAGTTTCACAAGACAGAACTCCCAGATTCGATCCGCCAGGGCCAGCGGCTGACGGGGATGACTTCCGGCCAGAAGAGCTTTCCGATCGCTGCCTCGATGTTCAAGTTCGCCCGGCAGGGAGAGTCCGGCACCTGGATGAGCGAACTTATGCCGCACACGGCGAAGATTGCCGACGAGATCTGTGTGGTCAAGTCGCTATTCACCGAAGCCATCAACCACGATCCTGCGATTACATTTCTGCAGACCGGCAGTATTCAGGCGGGCCGCCCCAGCATGGGTTCCTGGATTTCTTATGGACTGGGGAGCGAGAACCGGGATTTACCGACGTTTGTGGCACTCACTTCGGGAGCCGGCGGACAGCCTCTGTATGATCGTCTCTGGGGGAGCGGGTTTCTGCCCACGAAACATCAGGGAGTGAAGTTCCGACGCTCCAGCGATCCGGTGCTGTTTCTCTCGAATCCGCCGGGGATCGACTCCGAGCTGCGACGCGAGATGCTGGATGAACTGGGGACGCTGAATCGGATGGCGCTGGAGGAAAAAGGTGATCCCGAAATTGCGACTCGCATCTCCCAGTATGAACTTGCGTTTCGGATGCAGACCTCGGTTCCGGAACTGGCCGATCTGTCACAGGAGTCAGCCGAGACCTTTGCACTCTATGGAGAACAGGCGAAACAACCGGGCACGTACGCCGCGAACTGTCTGCTGGCCCGTCGTCTGGCCGAACGGGGTGTGCGGTTCATTCAACTGTATCACCGGGGCTGGGATCATCATCTCAACCTGCCGAGTAAGATCAAACAGCTGACCGGAGAGACCGACCAGGCGACGGCAGCGTTGATTCTCGATCTCAAACAACGGGGCATGCTGGATGACACGCTGGTGGTCTGGGCGGGAGAATTTGGTCGGACCGTTTACTGCCAGGGAACGCTCACCGCGTCGAATTATGGCCGCGATCATCACCCGCGGTGTTTCACGGTCTGGGCTGCCGGCGGCGGAATCAAGCCGGGGATGACATACGGGGCGACTGACGACTTCAGTTATAACATCACCGAAAACCCGCTGCCCGTGCATGATCTGAATGCGACGATCCTGCACTGCCTGGGAATTGATCACAAAAAACTGACGTTCAAATTCCAGGGCCGCGACTACCGCCTGACCGACGTGCACGGGAACGTGGCACAGCCGCTGTTGAGTTAACCTGTTGCCACTCTACCAATAATCAGCTAGAGTCCGGGCCTCAGTCAGCCGTTTCTGAAAAATG
Coding sequences:
- a CDS encoding DUF1501 domain-containing protein, whose amino-acid sequence is MQNMTDQLTMQVNRRSFLRQNTAGVGLAALATLLIESQTDILRAAEPKPTVTSGLHFPARAKRVIYLSQSGAPSQLDLFDYKPGLKKFHKTELPDSIRQGQRLTGMTSGQKSFPIAASMFKFARQGESGTWMSELMPHTAKIADEICVVKSLFTEAINHDPAITFLQTGSIQAGRPSMGSWISYGLGSENRDLPTFVALTSGAGGQPLYDRLWGSGFLPTKHQGVKFRRSSDPVLFLSNPPGIDSELRREMLDELGTLNRMALEEKGDPEIATRISQYELAFRMQTSVPELADLSQESAETFALYGEQAKQPGTYAANCLLARRLAERGVRFIQLYHRGWDHHLNLPSKIKQLTGETDQATAALILDLKQRGMLDDTLVVWAGEFGRTVYCQGTLTASNYGRDHHPRCFTVWAAGGGIKPGMTYGATDDFSYNITENPLPVHDLNATILHCLGIDHKKLTFKFQGRDYRLTDVHGNVAQPLLS